The genomic segment ACCGACAAACGTCTGCCCGGATTCAACCGGCACGCCGTTGATCGGCACGCGAACCGGGCCGTACGTATTCTTCAAATCGCTCCCCACCGTGTCCGCGCCGAGGTTCACCCACTCGCCGACGTACGAATGCCCGATGAACCCGTCGTGCTGCTTATTGGAATAGCCGTGAAAAATCGTGCCCTCAACCTCGCCGCCGATCTTGCACGCCTCGCCGATGCTGCACCCAGGCCGCACGGCCGCACCGGGATTAATAATACATTTGTCACCGATATAGCACGGCCCCACGATCACCGCGCCGGGCGAAACCGTCGCGTTCTCCCCGATGTAGATCGGTCCTTCCTCGGCATCCAGCACGGCGCCGGGCTTGATCGTTGTTCCACCGCCGACGTGAATTGCGTGCCCGCTCACGAGGTGCGCGCCGGCGTACACGCGACCCAGCACGTCGCACTGCCGCTGCGCCGCCTGCCGCACGATCTCGCCCGCGTTCTCCTGCACCGCCTGCCACGGCCAGTCGATCAGCCTCCAAATCTCGTCCGACATCGTCGCACCGGCCAGCCCGCCCAGCTTCTGCCGCAGGGCTACCGGATCGAGCAATACGTTTGGCGTCAACTGCGAACCCAGCGCCCGATTCACCCGCGCGGCCACCAGCACCTCCCCTTGCCACACAGCCGACATCGGAGGCAACGCGAACGCGGCTCGCAGCAACACGCGCCCGTTCACCCACAACTGATCGTCGCAGGTCGAGGGTTGATTCACGCGCCGCGGCTGCCGCTCGGCCATCACCGCCGCCAGCACCGGACGCACGAATACCGCATCGGCTGTTCGATTGACGGCCGTCTCGATCTTGGCCAGCAGGTTGTCGAAACCGATCCGGAGATTAAACGTCGCGCGGGAATAGACCAGCGGCAGCAGGTTGCGAAAGCCCGCGTCTTCAAACACGATCAAGGACATGGCCGAATCATCCCCTCCCCCGCGCGCTATTGCAACGACACGGGGTCTACGTCCACGACGACGCTCTGGATCGCACTGCGCAGCGCCCCCTCCGCCCGAAAGGCATCCATCGCCGCCAGCACCGCATCGCCGCCCGAAAATATCATCACGATCTCGTAGCGATACTGATCGCGCAGCCGGGCGATCGACGCCTCGCGCGCCGGCTGCACCGTCCCCCCGAGATTTCGCTTCGCCAGAATGGCCCGCAGCCGATCCGCCATCGCGATCGATTCCTTCGACAGTTTCGACGCCTGCCGGTCGGCCAGGACGATCCGCACCATCCGCGTCGCCGGCGGCAGATGATTGCGCCGACGGCTCGCCAGTTCCCGCTCGGCGAATGCTTCGTAGTCGCCGCGAACGGCGTGCTGCACGGACTCGTTGTCCTTGGCGAACGTCTGCACCACGACGTGCCCGCCGGCAAAGCCCCGCCCGCTGCGGCCTGCGACCTGCAACACAAGTTGAAACGTGCGTTCCTCGGCGCGAAAGTCATTCTGTGCCAGCGCCGTATCGGCGCTGACGACGCCGACAAACGACACGAACGGGAAATCCAGCCCCTTGGCGATCATCTGCGTGCCGACGAGCACGTCGAACTCGCGCCGCTCGAAGGCTGACAGCACCTCGGCGTAGTCCGCCGCGCGCTGCATCACGTCCGAGTCCATGCGCCGGACGCGGGTCGCCGGAAACTTCCGCGCCAGCTCCTCTTCAACACGCTGCGTCCCCAGGCCGAACCGCACCATTCTCCCGTCGCAATTGGACATCGGGCACTGCACCGGCGGATTCACACGATTGAGACAATAATGGCAATGCACCTGCCCCGTCGTCTGGTGAAACACCATTCGCACGCTGCACCGCGGGCACGTCGCGACGTAGCGGCACTTGGGGCAGTGCAGGTAACTCGCATAACCCCGGCGGTTCAGCAGGATCACCGCCTGTTGCCCCTGGTTCAGCGTCGCCGCCAGCCGGGCCTCCATCTCGCGCGAGAGCAGATGCACCCCGCCGCGCGCGTGATGCTCCTCGTGCATATCGACCAGATGCACCTGCGGCATCGGCAGATCGCCGACGCGGCGCGGCAGGCGCAGGAGTTTGTAGTGCGGGCGCGTCTTGAGATTCTGCCACGTCTCCAGCGACGGCGTCGCCGACCCCAGCACGCAGACGATCCCTTCCAGCGACGCGCGCCGCACCGCGACATCCCGCGCGTGATACCGCGGGCTGGCCTGGCTCTTGTAGCTCGGCTCGGCCTCCTCATCGACGACGATCAGCCCCAGGCTCGGACAGGGTGCGAACACCGCGCTGCGCGTGCCGATGACCACGTCCACTTCGCCGCGCGCGATCGCACTCCACGCGCGCGACCGCTCCACGTCGCTCAAGCCGCTGTGCAGCGTCGCCACGCGGTCGAACCGCGCCGCCAGCCGCACGATCGTCTGCGTCGTCAGCGCGATCTCCGGCACAAGAAAAATCGCCTGCCGCCCAGAGGCAATGACGCGCCGGATCGCCGTGACATAGACTTCTGTCTTACCGCTGCCGGTCACGCCGAACAGCACCTGCACGCTGAATCCGCCTCTTCCGATGGCCGATTCGATGGCATCCACGGCCGCCTGCTGATCCGCGTTCAGCGAAAAGTCCGGCTCGTGTCGCTCCACCACCGGCGCGGATGCTTCCAGCGGCTCACGTTCGACCTCGATCGTCACGCGCCCGCGCCGCGCCAGTGTTTGCACCGTCGCAGCGCTGCATGCCGCCGCCGTGCACAGGGCCGCGATCTCCATGCGCCCCCCCGCGTTTGCCAGCACGGATACGATGCGCGCCGTCTTCTCCGCAAAGCCGGACGGACGGCGCTTTTTCGCATGCGTCGCGCGTTCATCGTTCACCGGGCCGACGCACCCCGGCTTTGATTGATCGTTCGCTATCGTACTCTGTTGCGATTCTTCGCCCGAAGTACGTTTGCTCGTGCAATCGCCTCGTTGATCTGCTTTGTCGGGGTGCGCTTCCTCGTGCGCTGCGGTATCCACCCATTGAACGTAGCGCACCTTCCGAAAGCCCGCCTTGCGCCGCGCGGCTCGGGGCACCAGCAGATCCAGTGTGCGCCCCAGTGGCGCCGCGTAGTACCGTGACACCCATTGGCCGAGTTCGAGCAACCGCTCCGGGATCGGATCGCACGATTCATCCACCGAAAGAATCGGTCGCAACGACGTTTCCCACGCTCCTTCGGACACCGCGATGCAGATCGCGTCCGCCGGCACGCCGCTTCGCCCGAACGGAACGCGCACGCGTGCGCCAGGCTTCACCGCCGCCGCCAGTTCCGCCGGCACGCGATACGAATAAGGCTTGTCCACCGGGCGCAGCAGCGCGATCGTCGCGACCGGCCCGTGTTCGAGCGACGGCTTTTCCATCAGGGAGCCGGTGAATCGATCTCGCTTTCGAGATGACATGGCTCTCATGATACCGCCGCACCGGAGCGGGTTCCTGCCTGGCCGCAGGTGGCGACATTGCACGCTCTGCGCGCTCGCGTACAGTAACGGCATGGTCGAAGTGCATGAACTGACCAAGGACTTCCCCACGACCGAGGGCGGGTTGAAGCGCGTCGTCGACGGGGTCTCCTTCATCGTCCGGCCGGGGGAAATCTACGGCCTGCTCGGGCCGAACGGGGCTGGCAAGACCACCACGCTTCGCATGATCAGCGGCCTGCTCACGCCGACCGACGGCTGGGCCTCGCTGAACGGCCACAACGTGCGCCACGATCGCGAAGCCGCGAAGCGCGCGCTGGGCTATCTCACCGCCAGCACGGGCTTGTACCAGCGTTTGACGCCGCGCGAGTTTCTGCGCTACTTCGGCGAGTTGCTCGGTATGACTCCCGCCGCCATCGACCGCCGCATCGCCGCCCTGTTCGACTGGCTCGACATGCACAGCTTCGCCGATCTGCGCTGCGGCGGACTCTCCACCGGCCAGAAGCAACGCACCAACATCGCCCGCGCTCTGCTGGGCGATCCGCCCGTGCTCATCCTGGACGAGCCGACGCTTGGGTTGGACGTGCTCACCAATCGCATCGTGCTCGACTTCGTCCGCGCCGAGGCGACCGCCGGCAAGGCGATCATTCTCTCCACGCATTACCTCGACGAGGCGGAGACGCTCTGCCATCGCTTCGGCCTGCTGCACGAGGGGCGGATCGTCGGCGAGGGCGATCTTGCGGCGCTGCGGCAGCGCGCCGGTCGCCAGCGGCTGTCGGAGATCTTTCTGCACCTCTGCGGCCATTCCGAGCACGTGCTGGCGATGAGCGGCGCGACGGCAACTCGTCTGCGCGGGGGAAAGTGAGACACGATGACGTCACGCTTCCGCCGCGTCTGGGTTGTCTTTCGCAAGGAACTGCTCGACACGCTGCGCGACCGTCGCACGCTGGTGGCGATGATCGTCGTGCCGATCGTGCTCTACCCGATCCTGATGCTCGTGATGGTGCAGGCGCTCCGCATGGAGGCCGGACGGCGACAAGTGGAGCTGTACACCGTCGCCGTGCCCGACGAGGCGCATCGCGCGTGGTTGTACGGCGTCCTTCATCGCGACGATGCCGAACGCGAAATCGGCGGCGCTGAATTGAAGTCGACTCCGGCGCAACACCCGGATCAATCGCCCGGGCAGACGCCGCCCGATGCCGGGCTGTCGACCACGCTGACCGCCGATCAGTTTGAGATCACCGTCGCCGGCGATCAGTCGCTCTGGAATCTTGTCACGCGGCAATCGCACCAACTGGGGCTGATCGTCGAACCGCCGCCCAACGCGACCCATTGGGCCGACGCCACCAATCGCGCGGCGCAATTCATCTACAACGAGACCGATCCGCGCAGCGAGTTCGTCTTCAATTACCTCGCGCGCGTTCTCGACCGCGAGGCCCAGCGCGTGATTCGCGCGCGGGTCATCCGCGCGGCCGGCAGCGATCAACTCTTGCAGCCGTTCACCACCGCAGCCCTTTCCACCGCCAGCCCGCAGCAGCGGTTCGCGAAGATCCTCGCGATGGTGGTCCCCTTCCTGCTCGTCATCATGTCCGTCACCGGGGCGATGTATCCCGCGATCGACCTGACGGCCGGTGAGCGCGAACGCGGCACGCTCGAAACACTCGCCGCGTCGCCGGTTCCCATCGGTCAAATCGTCGCCGGGAAGTTCGGCGTCATCGTCACCATCGCCATGGTCAGCACGGCGCTCAATCTCGCTTCCATGTCGGCCGTCATTCATTTCGCCGGACTGGAGCAACTGCTTGATCTGAAGTCCCGCCGAGCCGCGCCGCCAACCGCCGCATCGTCGGCGTCCACCGCCGACGGGGAGAATAACGTCGTCACGACGCACTCGCCGCCACGTGCGCCGGGTGACACCGCGCGATCGACGGCGCTGCGTCAACACGACTATCTCACGATGCGGCAAAACCTCGAAGCCGACGCCCGCAAGCAGACAAGCTTTCTCGTGCTCGCCGCACCGCTCGTCATGCTGGCCATGATCCCCTTCGCCGTGCTCTTCAGCGCCGTCATGCTCGCGACGTGCAGTTTCGCGCGCACCTTCAAGGAAGCGCAAAACTACATGATGCCCGTCATGATGGCCGCGATCATCCCAGCGATGGTCGTCAGTTACATGCCGACCCTCAAGCTCGAAGGCACGTTGCTCGTCGTTCCCGTCGCGAACGTCGTCGTGCTCATTCGCGATCTCTTTCTCGGTCAGACAAACGGCACGGCCGCCGCGATCTGCCTGCTGTCCACGAGTTTCTACGCCGCCGCCGCCGTCGCTACCGCGGCGAAACTCTACGGGCACGAAGCCGTGCTCTTTTCCGATGTCGCGGGTTACAAGACGCTGCTGCGCCGGCGATTTATCCTGCCGCGACCTCGGCCCGGACCCGCCATGGCCCTGCTCACGGTCGCCCTCGCGTTCCCCGTCTACTTCTATTGGCAATCCGCATCGATCACAGTTGACAGTACGGCCGACAGACTCCGCAGCGCCGTCGCACTGGGCCAGATTCTGATCCTCGCGGCACCGCCGCTCTTGCTCGCCTGGTATGCCAGGCTCGACTGGCGCGA from the Planctomycetia bacterium genome contains:
- the priA gene encoding primosomal protein N' → MSSRKRDRFTGSLMEKPSLEHGPVATIALLRPVDKPYSYRVPAELAAAVKPGARVRVPFGRSGVPADAICIAVSEGAWETSLRPILSVDESCDPIPERLLELGQWVSRYYAAPLGRTLDLLVPRAARRKAGFRKVRYVQWVDTAAHEEAHPDKADQRGDCTSKRTSGEESQQSTIANDQSKPGCVGPVNDERATHAKKRRPSGFAEKTARIVSVLANAGGRMEIAALCTAAACSAATVQTLARRGRVTIEVEREPLEASAPVVERHEPDFSLNADQQAAVDAIESAIGRGGFSVQVLFGVTGSGKTEVYVTAIRRVIASGRQAIFLVPEIALTTQTIVRLAARFDRVATLHSGLSDVERSRAWSAIARGEVDVVIGTRSAVFAPCPSLGLIVVDEEAEPSYKSQASPRYHARDVAVRRASLEGIVCVLGSATPSLETWQNLKTRPHYKLLRLPRRVGDLPMPQVHLVDMHEEHHARGGVHLLSREMEARLAATLNQGQQAVILLNRRGYASYLHCPKCRYVATCPRCSVRMVFHQTTGQVHCHYCLNRVNPPVQCPMSNCDGRMVRFGLGTQRVEEELARKFPATRVRRMDSDVMQRAADYAEVLSAFERREFDVLVGTQMIAKGLDFPFVSFVGVVSADTALAQNDFRAEERTFQLVLQVAGRSGRGFAGGHVVVQTFAKDNESVQHAVRGDYEAFAERELASRRRNHLPPATRMVRIVLADRQASKLSKESIAMADRLRAILAKRNLGGTVQPAREASIARLRDQYRYEIVMIFSGGDAVLAAMDAFRAEGALRSAIQSVVVDVDPVSLQ
- a CDS encoding ABC transporter ATP-binding protein; amino-acid sequence: MVEVHELTKDFPTTEGGLKRVVDGVSFIVRPGEIYGLLGPNGAGKTTTLRMISGLLTPTDGWASLNGHNVRHDREAAKRALGYLTASTGLYQRLTPREFLRYFGELLGMTPAAIDRRIAALFDWLDMHSFADLRCGGLSTGQKQRTNIARALLGDPPVLILDEPTLGLDVLTNRIVLDFVRAEATAGKAIILSTHYLDEAETLCHRFGLLHEGRIVGEGDLAALRQRAGRQRLSEIFLHLCGHSEHVLAMSGATATRLRGGK
- a CDS encoding CPBP family intramembrane metalloprotease, translated to MTSRFRRVWVVFRKELLDTLRDRRTLVAMIVVPIVLYPILMLVMVQALRMEAGRRQVELYTVAVPDEAHRAWLYGVLHRDDAEREIGGAELKSTPAQHPDQSPGQTPPDAGLSTTLTADQFEITVAGDQSLWNLVTRQSHQLGLIVEPPPNATHWADATNRAAQFIYNETDPRSEFVFNYLARVLDREAQRVIRARVIRAAGSDQLLQPFTTAALSTASPQQRFAKILAMVVPFLLVIMSVTGAMYPAIDLTAGERERGTLETLAASPVPIGQIVAGKFGVIVTIAMVSTALNLASMSAVIHFAGLEQLLDLKSRRAAPPTAASSASTADGENNVVTTHSPPRAPGDTARSTALRQHDYLTMRQNLEADARKQTSFLVLAAPLVMLAMIPFAVLFSAVMLATCSFARTFKEAQNYMMPVMMAAIIPAMVVSYMPTLKLEGTLLVVPVANVVVLIRDLFLGQTNGTAAAICLLSTSFYAAAAVATAAKLYGHEAVLFSDVAGYKTLLRRRFILPRPRPGPAMALLTVALAFPVYFYWQSASITVDSTADRLRSAVALGQILILAAPPLLLAWYARLDWRETFSLRAPALLPTLGALLIAASIVPVGQLLQQIQGWAVPGLRPSGELFRKQAELMLDGSLAAILIAFALIPAICEEILFRGFLLGGLKGRARPVVVAMIVGLAFGLFHIYAEKIPLTTVLGVVLSLVCLYSGSIFPAMLIHVANNGLALLAARPEGARLVGWFGLVDASAAGEIVFNARAAMFLAAFLVGMLFVVAGRRGEGQLAHSD